In a genomic window of Sporosarcina trichiuri:
- a CDS encoding YrrS family protein, translated as MSEQKPEFSRVRRKRQNSKANKMLNWMIAIVVLLIVLVGVKIITGGNAPDDNQAAVIDDSPEENTVLDDQDGLAESDSGETDDGDEETADNQEEGSDTAEGTVKDESEDGEQDAESSKDEKHEGTVTYSASEDAVVDETMTNTSWEPIGTSQTGNHVSRYDGSSADWKEKQKALAYATGVPESDLIFWKIKNGGSPQKSIGIVSTKDKSKKYRVYLEWVDGEGWKPTQMDILNTLDFNY; from the coding sequence ATGAGTGAGCAGAAGCCGGAATTCTCGAGAGTGCGCCGCAAGCGGCAGAACAGCAAAGCGAATAAAATGCTCAATTGGATGATTGCGATTGTTGTCCTGCTGATCGTTCTGGTCGGTGTCAAGATCATCACAGGCGGAAATGCACCTGATGACAATCAGGCCGCCGTCATAGATGATTCTCCTGAAGAGAACACCGTGCTGGACGATCAGGATGGGCTGGCTGAATCGGATTCAGGCGAGACTGATGACGGCGATGAGGAAACTGCGGACAATCAGGAAGAAGGGTCCGACACGGCAGAAGGCACAGTGAAGGATGAGTCCGAAGATGGTGAACAGGACGCAGAAAGCTCAAAGGACGAGAAACACGAAGGAACGGTTACATACAGCGCAAGTGAAGATGCGGTAGTCGATGAGACGATGACCAATACATCATGGGAGCCGATCGGCACATCACAGACCGGAAACCATGTATCCCGGTATGACGGCAGTTCTGCCGACTGGAAGGAAAAACAGAAGGCGCTTGCGTATGCAACCGGGGTCCCGGAAAGCGATCTGATCTTCTGGAAGATCAAAAACGGCGGCAGCCCGCAAAAGTCGATCGGCATCGTCTCGACAAAAGACAAGTCGAAGAAATACAGAGTCTATCTGGAGTGGGTGGACGGAGAAGGATGGAAGCCGACGCAGATGGACATCTTGAATACGTTGGATTTCAATTATTAA
- the greA gene encoding transcription elongation factor GreA: MVSEKKYPMTVAGKQKLQEELELLKTVKRKEVVERIKIARSYGDLSENSEYDSAKEDQAFIEGKISSLESMIRNAVIISEDTVTDEVQLGSTVTFKEIPEGDTETYTIVGSAEADPLEGLISNDSPIAKGLLGHKKGDQVKITTPGGEMQVEITEVK; encoded by the coding sequence ATGGTTTCTGAAAAAAAATATCCGATGACAGTTGCGGGGAAACAGAAATTACAAGAAGAACTTGAGCTGCTGAAGACGGTCAAGCGTAAGGAAGTCGTCGAACGCATCAAGATTGCAAGAAGCTACGGGGACCTCTCTGAGAACTCGGAGTATGATTCCGCGAAAGAGGACCAGGCGTTCATCGAAGGGAAGATCTCGTCTCTTGAGTCGATGATCCGGAATGCGGTCATCATCTCGGAGGACACGGTGACAGACGAAGTGCAGCTGGGCAGCACAGTGACCTTCAAGGAAATACCTGAAGGCGATACTGAAACGTATACGATCGTAGGATCTGCTGAGGCGGATCCGCTGGAAGGGCTCATCTCCAATGACTCACCGATCGCAAAAGGGCTTCTTGGCCATAAAAAGGGCGACCAAGTGAAAATCACGACACCGGGCGGCGAAATGCAAGTTGAAATAACAGAAGTGAAGTAA